ATCCTCCCGCCTCGACCGCCAAGCCGCTGCTCGTGGCCAAGGCCTTAGCCCTGGGACATCCCGTGGAGGCCCTTTTTCCCTGGACCTGCACGGCGCGCCTGCGGGCGGAGGGAGGAACCATCATCTGCCTCGTGGCGCACGGGCGGCTCGACACGCTCGACGAGGCGATGGCCGTCTCGTGCAACACCGTCTTTGCGCGCCTCGCGCTCGATATGGGCGAGCAGGCGCTCCGGGAGATGTGGCGCGAGGCGGGGCTCGGCCCCCGCATTGCGGTCTATCCCCTGCGCGGCGTCCCGACTGGCAAACTCGATGCGGAGCCGCTCGGCCCCTACGCGCTCGGGCGCCTCGCGCTGGGGCTCGACGGGGTGCGCACAAGTCCCGTGTATCTCGCGGCGCTCGCCGCGGGCCTTGCCATGGAAGGCGACGTTCCCGCTCCCTACCTTATACACCATAAGACGAATCTCCTTGACGAGGTCTACGAGCACGCGAAGCCGCAGGTCTGGCGGACGTTTCGCCCGAGGCAGGCGGTGCAGCTCGCGCGCGGCTCGATGCGCGCCTCGGTGGAGCACCGGCGCGGCACGGCGCGCGGCGCACGCGTGGAAGGGCTCGCGTGCGCCATCAAGACCGGAAGCTTCGGAAGTCCCGCTACGGGTAGCGCCTGGACGCTCGGGTGGGCGCCGTACGAGGAGCCGCGCGTCGCGTGGGCGCTCTTCGTCGAAGGGCAAGGCATTTCCAGCCGCAGCGCAGTGCCCGCGACCAAGACATTCTTGGAGAATCTTACCGCGCTCGGCTTTTTCGCGGATTAATGAAGAACAGAAAGCCGCTTGCCTGCCATGAATGAAGCCTACATCGTGGACGCCGTCCGCACCCCCATAGGAAAGCTCGGCGGCGCGCTTGCGCCGCTCACCGCGGCGGAGCTCGGAGCGCACGTCGTGCGCGCCCTTCTGGGCCGCGCCAAGGTTGCGCCGGAGGACGTGGAAGAAATTTTTCTTGGAACCGCGCGGCAGGCCGGAGGTGGCTCCGATCCGGCGCGGCAGATTCTTCGCTCCGCGGGAATTCCCAAGGATGCTCCCGCCCATACGGTCAATATGGCCTGCGCCTCGGGGCTCAAGGCCGTTGCGCTTGCGGCCGCCTCGGTGCGCCGCGGGGAGGCGCGATGCGTCGTGGCGGGCGGAGCGGAAAGCATGTCGAGCGTGCCGCCCGAGCCGGAGGCGCGCGGGGACCGTCGTCCAGGACGCCAAACACTCCCCGAGGGCTTCAGCTGTCCCATTCCCGATATGGATATGGGCGAGACGGTCGAGGCGATTGGAAAATCCCGCGAGGTCTCGCGCGAGGCGTCCGACGCTTACGCCGCCCGAAGCCAGCGGCTCTGCGAAGCGGCCCGCAAGGCGGGGCGCTTTCGGGATGAGATCGCCCCGATCGAGGTCGCGGCAAAAACGACGAGGGTCGAAGCCGACGAGTACCCGCGCGACGGCGTGACGCTCGAGTCGCTTCTTAAGCTGAAGCCCGTCTTCG
The DNA window shown above is from Acidobacteriota bacterium and carries:
- a CDS encoding thiolase family protein, whose product is MNEAYIVDAVRTPIGKLGGALAPLTAAELGAHVVRALLGRAKVAPEDVEEIFLGTARQAGGGSDPARQILRSAGIPKDAPAHTVNMACASGLKAVALAAASVRRGEARCVVAGGAESMSSVPPEPEARGDRRPGRQTLPEGFSCPIPDMDMGETVEAIGKSREVSREASDAYAARSQRLCEAARKAGRFRDEIAPIEVAAKTTRVEADEYPRDGVTLESLLKLKPVFAEDGLITAGSASGSADGAAAVLVADKAFLKEKDLEPLARIVDWTQVDVQPAMIGIGPVPATRLLLDQQKLELDDIGLIELNETFACHVLTCLREITIDPERLNVLGGGVALGHPIGGAGVRIMTTLLHEMKRRRARRGLATLCASGGLAMAMLVERP